In a genomic window of Drosophila takahashii strain IR98-3 E-12201 chromosome 3L, DtakHiC1v2, whole genome shotgun sequence:
- the Cdc6 gene encoding cell division control protein 6 homolog, translating into MAAVRRSTRLSSISKAAAASPLPQSTQTPPPPPRRSEVWKRRQPKKVIADSESEEEEAAVTHDLTSSVSENNENRNLLNKMDKISRRRTSQVVQHSEPPKTPRSTKKTAGISRAKREQENREATAIFLDSGEEDQLHASPPKQRKLQPLPQHLISPSRLLDRLSIDERQEEEQEEPENKTDKKQEKPKDPLAHEQEKPPTQLPGKPKKSPGKGETPQRRPLPSPPRNKYQNARRVLNSAETQNLPGREEQLQELREFFSSHLESQTSGSLYVSGQPGTGKTACLSLLLRDPDFSKRLQRVYINCTSIASVGAVYKKLCTELQLKVSGRTERDHLEAIQRHLKTAKRMLLLVLDEIDQLCTSRQEVLYTIFEWPAVPGSRILLVGIANSLDLTDRALMRLNARCELKPRLMHFPPYSKQQIVEIFKSRLAEAEVLDVFPPVTLQLLAAKVSAISGDVRRALDIGRRVVEIAEQQKRDGEKEFNMKALQLEGRDAVEAKEKQDTLKPVQVTQVAAVLNKVYGASQNLEEDIEGSFPLQQKLMLCTLVLMLRNERNKDISMGRLHEVYRRVCAKRNILALDQAEFTGTVDLVETRGILRIMRKKEPRLHKVLLQWDEEEVHAALSDKQLIASILSDTACLNK; encoded by the exons ATGGCTGCCGTACGTCGCTCCACGCGGCTGAGCAGCATCAGCAAAGCGGCCGCCGCCTCTCCGCTGCCGCAGTCGACGCagacgccgccgccgccgccgcgtCGCTCGGAAGTTTGGAAACGCAGGCAGCCGAAAAAAGTGATCGCCGATAGCGAATCtgaagaggaggaggcggcggtgaCCCATGACTTGACCAGCTCCGTTTCAGAGAACAACGAGAACCGCAACCTGCTCAACAAAATGGACAAGATCTCGCGGCGCAGGACCTCGCAGGTGGTTCAACATTCGGAGCCCCCAAAGACGCCACGCAGCACAAAGAAAACAGCTGGTATTTCGCGGGCCAAACGCGAGCAGGAAAACCGCGAGGCCACCGCTATATTCCTGGACAGCGGAGAGGAGGACCAGCTCCATGCCTCGCCGCCCAAGCAGCGGAAGCTGCAGCCACTGCCACAGCATCTGATCAGTCCTTCGCGGCTGCTGGACAGGCTGAGCATCGACGAAcgccaggaggaggagcaggaggagcccGAAAACAAGACTGACAAGAAGCAGGAGAAGCCCAAGGATCCTCTTGCTCATGAGCAGGAGAAACCTCCAACCCAGCTGCCTGGCAAGCCGAAGAAATCTCCTGGCAAAGGGGAAACCCCGCAGAGGAGACCCTTGCCCTCTCCTCCGCGCAACAAGTACCAAAACGCCCGACGAGTGCTAAACAGCGCAGAGACCCAAAATCTACCAGGACGAGAAGAGCAGCTGCAGGAGCTGCGTGAATTCTTCAGCAGCCACCTGGAAAGCCAGACTTCAGGCAGCCTCTACGTCTCCGGGCAGCCGGGCACGGGAAAGACCGCCTGTTTATCGCTACTGCTCAGAGATCCGGACTTCTCCAAGCGCCTGCAGCGCGTCTACATCAACTGCACCAGCATTGCCAGCGTGGGCGCAGTTTACAAGAAGCTGTGCACCGAACTGCAGCTCAAAGTCAGCGGACGCACCGAAAGGGACCACTTGGAGGCCATACAGAGGCATTTAAAGACAGCTAAGCGAATGCTTCTGCTAGTCCTGGACGAGATCGATCAGCTTTGCACCAGCAGGCAGGAGGTTCTATACACAATCTTCGAGTGGCCTGCGGTGCCTGGCTCCAGGATTCTCCTAGTCGGCATTGCCAATAGCCTGGATCTCACCGATCGAGCGCTGATGCGACTGAATGCCCGGTGCGAACTAAAGCCCCGGCTGATGCACTTTCCGCCCTACTCCAAGCAGCAGATCGTGGAGATCTTCAAGTCGCGCCTGGCCGAGGCGGAGGTGCTCGATGTCTTTCCGCCCGTCACCCTGCAGCTGCTGGCCGCCAAGGTGAGCGCGATCAGCGGGGATGTGCGCAGGGCTTTGGACATTGGACGGCGAGTGGTGGAGATTGCCGAGCAGCAGAAACGCGATGGCGAGAAGGAGTTTAATATGAAGGCCCTGCAACTGGAGGGCAGGGATGCCGTGGAGGCCAAGGAAAAGCAGG ACACTCTGAAGCCCGTTCAGGTCACCCAAGTGGCTGCTGTGCTGAACAAGGTCTACGGAGCCTCGCAGAATCTGGAGGAGGACATCGAGGGGTCATTTCCGCTCCAGCAGAAGCTAATGCTGTGTACCCTGGTGCTCATGCTGCGCAACGAACGCAACAAGGACATCAGCATGGGTCGCCTGCACGAGGTCTACAGGCGGGTGTGCGCCAAACGCAACATTCTCGCCCTGGACCAAGCGGAGTTCACGGGCACCGTGGATCTGGTGGAGACCCGCGGCATCCTGCGCATCATGCGCAAGAAGGAGCCGCGCCTGCACAAGGTCCTACTGCAGTgggacgaggaggaggtgcATGCGGCACTCAGCGACAAGCAGCTGATCGCCTCGATCCTCAGCGACACCGCCTGCCTGAACAAGTGA